A single genomic interval of Anopheles ziemanni chromosome X unlocalized genomic scaffold, idAnoZiCoDA_A2_x.2 X_unloc_1, whole genome shotgun sequence harbors:
- the LOC131291493 gene encoding uncharacterized protein LOC131291493, producing the protein MRLYAANGTPITVFGQSLHTLDLSLRRAFLWNFVIADVNSAIIGADFLSHYDLMVDLKQRCLVNKITNLRVKGIAANAREVSVKVFDSTSLMADLLLEFPHITTLQPVGTVRPSNITHRIETTGSPVCARTRRLAPDKYAAAKAEFEALMRLGVCRPSNSSWASPLHKEKRLTGLGVHAAITERLTRGRLPIDTHCLIYRILPFS; encoded by the coding sequence ATGCGCCTTTACGCAGCCAACGGCACTCCCATCACTGTTTTTGGTCAGTCGCTCCATACGCTTGACCTGAGTTTGCGTCGCGCGTTCCTATGGAACTTCGTTATAGCGGACGTAAACTCTGCCATCATCGGAGCCGACTTTCTAAGCCACTACGATTTGATGGTAGATCTGAAACAACGATGCCTGGTTAACAAAATCACAAACCTGCGGGTAAAGGGCATAGCAGCAAACGCACGCGAAGTTTCCGTAAAGGTCTTCGATTCGACATCACTGATGGCAGATCTTTTGCTGGAATTTCCACACATCACAACCTTGCAACCAGTCGGCACGGTACGACCGTCCAACATCACACACCGCATCGAGACCACCGGATCCCCAGTATGTGCCCGAACCCGACGCCTTGCACCGGACAAGTACGCAGCGGCGAAAGCTGAATTCGAGGCACTGATGCGGTTAGGAGTTTGCCGCCCCTCTAACAGCAGCTGGGCAAGCCCCCTACATAAGGAAAAAAGGCTGACGGGACTTGGCGTCCATGCGGCGATTACCGAGCGCTTAACGCGAGGACGACTCCCGATAGATACCCACTGCCTTATCTACAGGATTTTACCATTCAGCTGA